Proteins co-encoded in one Natronorubrum daqingense genomic window:
- a CDS encoding sodium/proline symporter — translation MKSPLALTPLPLQEEGIPIADDPVIIAFGAAYLLIVLAIGVWGWMQTDSTKDFLITGKSIGTWVLALTAFSVIQSGFGFVGGPELVYEFGTTALWIFFTAPLGFLVTWIVLGKRMRLLADIRNVLTLPDAMYVRYESEWVRGLSGVAVALGVVAYLAVNLAALQFVMRAIFGIPVIWGLLGGAVILLLYSMLGGMIAGVWTDFLQAITMIVGAGFVFAYALSFGGGMENISQNLASTDPALVSPFGAMGGAETAVLVAIAWWVLFSVGAAGQPHLITKFYMSRDMTILKWGAPIAAISYAISSLIAFSAGLSMRAMVEAGEVDTFFSASEVGPVFVLEYTPSVVAGLILAALLAAIMSTSDSFLNIGAAAISRDIPRSLGRPITDSKTELRVTQVALAGLTVLSTVVVYFSDALVGILGAISWGFFAAAFVPIVVLGLNWKGASKWGAIAALVVGMLFNVVYNVIPEAADIIGGGFIVWLNENVVMATYPFPPEVPAEAISLLVAMPVFIFVSILAQQFTEPERQLPDDLHALFER, via the coding sequence ATGAAGTCACCACTCGCGCTCACACCATTGCCGTTGCAGGAGGAGGGCATCCCCATCGCTGACGACCCCGTCATCATCGCGTTCGGGGCAGCGTACCTGCTCATCGTTCTCGCGATTGGCGTCTGGGGGTGGATGCAGACGGACTCGACGAAAGACTTCCTGATCACGGGCAAGAGCATCGGCACGTGGGTGCTCGCGTTGACCGCGTTTTCGGTGATTCAGTCCGGGTTCGGCTTCGTCGGCGGCCCCGAACTGGTCTACGAGTTCGGGACGACGGCGCTGTGGATCTTCTTCACCGCGCCGCTTGGCTTCCTGGTCACGTGGATCGTACTCGGGAAACGAATGCGATTGCTCGCGGACATTCGAAACGTGTTGACGCTCCCAGACGCGATGTACGTTCGCTACGAGAGCGAGTGGGTTCGCGGGCTGAGCGGCGTCGCCGTTGCCCTCGGCGTGGTCGCCTACCTCGCCGTCAATCTGGCCGCACTCCAGTTCGTGATGCGAGCGATTTTCGGCATTCCAGTTATCTGGGGGCTCCTCGGCGGAGCCGTCATCCTGTTACTCTACAGCATGCTCGGCGGGATGATCGCCGGCGTCTGGACCGACTTCCTGCAGGCGATCACGATGATCGTCGGTGCCGGATTCGTCTTCGCGTACGCACTCTCCTTCGGCGGTGGCATGGAGAACATCTCGCAGAACCTCGCGAGTACGGATCCCGCGCTCGTCTCGCCGTTCGGCGCGATGGGCGGCGCGGAGACCGCTGTTCTCGTCGCCATCGCGTGGTGGGTCCTGTTCTCTGTCGGCGCGGCCGGACAACCCCACCTTATCACGAAGTTCTACATGAGTCGAGACATGACGATCCTCAAGTGGGGAGCCCCGATCGCCGCGATTTCCTACGCGATCTCGAGTCTGATCGCCTTTTCGGCGGGCCTCTCGATGCGAGCTATGGTCGAAGCCGGCGAGGTCGATACGTTCTTTAGCGCCAGTGAAGTCGGCCCCGTCTTCGTCCTCGAGTACACGCCGAGCGTCGTCGCCGGACTGATCCTCGCCGCATTGCTCGCGGCGATCATGTCGACGAGCGACTCGTTCCTCAACATCGGCGCGGCGGCTATCTCCCGTGACATTCCACGGTCACTCGGTCGACCGATCACCGACAGCAAGACCGAACTCAGAGTTACACAGGTGGCGTTGGCTGGGCTGACGGTCCTCTCGACGGTCGTCGTCTACTTCTCCGACGCGCTGGTTGGCATTCTCGGCGCGATTAGCTGGGGCTTCTTCGCGGCCGCGTTCGTCCCGATCGTCGTGTTGGGGCTCAACTGGAAGGGGGCTTCGAAGTGGGGTGCGATCGCCGCGCTCGTCGTCGGTATGCTGTTTAACGTCGTCTACAACGTGATTCCGGAGGCGGCAGACATCATCGGCGGTGGGTTCATCGTGTGGCTCAACGAGAACGTAGTCATGGCGACCTACCCGTTCCCGCCGGAGGTCCCGGCCGAAGCAATCTCGTTGCTCGTCGCGATGCCCGTCTTCATCTTCGTCTCGATCCTCGCACAGCAGTTCACGGAGCCCGAACGACAGCTTCCGGACGACCTTCACGCACTCTTCGAACGATGA
- a CDS encoding YcaO-like family protein — translation MDIHIVGDDPVRSAVVAALGDVDVSVVDAEPDDLEDARFGIVSDVAGAATFGHASDAAKAGGTPWIAVEIGGIGGHPLEGLDAAVSGFTSATGCFDCLRHRVAANLEEDAVSERASGDRSAARLAGAHAGRECVRVLSGEEQSVIGHVVELPYSRRRFLPVPGCGCQRAERNRTLERDDDSLALDVAVEHAEAAIDGRVGIIKSIGEVSSFPAPYYLATAAETSHFSDASAPSQAAGVADDWNEALMKAVGEGLERYCAGVYREEDFVHASEDDLKDVVSPTDLVRPDDAPAFDASADSRWVPGENLETGANAHVHASAVHFPQPGERLFPPITTGLGLGSSTVDALLSGLTEVIERDATMLGWYSTFEPLGLAVDDETYDVLERRARSEGLSVTPLLVTQDIDVPVVAVAVHRDPDALETPVDPQGDLWPAFAVGSAAGLDATAAARSALEEALQNWMELRGLGPEDADDASGSIGAYAALPEVVQSFVDVDRTIPADSVGPDSPPSGRDALEELVSRTTDVGLTPYATRVTTRDVSQSGFEAVRVVVPGAQPLFTGDPFFGERAETVPADLGFESRLERAYHPYP, via the coding sequence ATGGATATACATATCGTCGGTGACGATCCGGTTCGGTCAGCCGTCGTCGCTGCACTCGGTGACGTCGACGTCAGCGTCGTCGACGCCGAACCCGATGATCTCGAGGACGCGCGGTTTGGTATCGTCAGCGACGTCGCCGGCGCAGCGACGTTTGGCCACGCGAGCGATGCAGCCAAAGCGGGCGGGACGCCGTGGATCGCCGTCGAAATCGGCGGCATCGGCGGACACCCACTCGAGGGCCTCGATGCGGCCGTGTCCGGCTTTACGTCCGCAACCGGCTGTTTCGACTGTCTCCGCCACCGCGTCGCCGCGAACCTCGAGGAGGACGCCGTCAGCGAACGAGCGAGCGGCGATCGGAGCGCCGCACGGCTGGCGGGTGCGCACGCGGGACGGGAGTGCGTTCGCGTGCTCTCAGGCGAGGAGCAATCGGTGATCGGCCACGTCGTCGAACTCCCCTACAGTCGGCGTCGATTCCTGCCAGTTCCGGGGTGTGGATGCCAGCGGGCAGAACGGAATCGGACGCTCGAGCGCGACGACGACTCGTTGGCACTCGACGTGGCCGTCGAACACGCGGAAGCGGCTATCGACGGCCGGGTCGGGATCATCAAGAGCATCGGCGAAGTGTCGTCGTTTCCCGCGCCGTACTACCTCGCCACGGCGGCAGAGACGTCTCACTTCAGCGACGCGAGCGCGCCATCGCAGGCGGCCGGGGTCGCCGACGACTGGAACGAGGCCCTGATGAAAGCCGTCGGCGAGGGCCTCGAGCGGTACTGTGCCGGCGTCTATCGAGAGGAAGATTTCGTCCACGCGAGCGAAGACGACCTCAAGGATGTCGTCTCGCCGACCGACCTCGTTCGCCCGGACGACGCGCCGGCGTTCGACGCGAGTGCGGACTCGCGGTGGGTTCCCGGCGAGAACCTCGAGACGGGAGCGAACGCGCACGTACACGCGAGCGCCGTTCACTTCCCACAGCCCGGAGAGCGACTCTTTCCGCCGATCACCACGGGACTGGGACTCGGCTCGTCGACCGTCGACGCCCTGCTGTCGGGGCTCACGGAGGTCATCGAACGCGACGCGACCATGCTCGGGTGGTACTCGACGTTCGAACCGTTAGGACTGGCCGTCGACGACGAGACGTACGACGTCCTCGAGCGTCGCGCACGAAGTGAGGGGTTGTCCGTCACGCCGTTGCTCGTCACGCAGGATATCGACGTCCCCGTCGTCGCCGTCGCCGTCCACCGCGATCCGGACGCCCTCGAGACACCGGTCGATCCCCAGGGCGACCTGTGGCCCGCGTTCGCGGTCGGTTCTGCCGCAGGACTCGACGCAACCGCTGCTGCACGCTCGGCGCTCGAGGAGGCGCTGCAAAACTGGATGGAACTGCGCGGACTCGGTCCCGAAGACGCCGACGACGCCTCCGGATCGATCGGAGCGTACGCGGCGCTTCCCGAGGTAGTCCAGTCGTTCGTCGACGTCGATCGGACGATTCCCGCCGACAGCGTCGGTCCTGACTCGCCGCCGTCGGGCCGTGACGCCCTCGAGGAACTCGTCTCGCGAACGACCGATGTCGGACTCACGCCGTATGCGACGCGAGTGACGACGCGAGACGTCTCTCAGAGTGGCTTCGAGGCCGTTCGCGTCGTCGTGCCGGGTGCACAGCCGCTGTTTACCGGTGACCCGTTCTTCGGTGAACGCGCGGAGACCGTTCCGGCGGATCTGGGCTTCGAGTCGCGACTCGAGCGAGCGTATCATCCGTATCCGTAA
- a CDS encoding phospholipase D-like domain-containing protein: MLIRAVPGTAVHLTTFTFTRPPLARACIAAADRGVDIHLLLDDNSVGADATQLLRKQLGDRVSITEDGAIGHNNNHNKFLLVERLTTGESNVVWQSTSNFTRKQLYRHNTSVVFREDDTLYDIYRHYWNELAAGNTDLDYNRIEETDSATVYFSPRSDIDTHLEALRNVVPGPDTTIRFMNSIWNTNRLAVVNRLAELIEQECRVEVILNESESTVGPNLRGAGAAVLEYPDISLSDGTGSEIPPNVHSKNMLIDADFDIGRGKTERRKLVFTGSQNLSGPGLSDNDETFLQIEDDDVYCTFLADWKLVHEQGTRLSNRGAASLTRPRPEHVLESVECASSTSRRL; encoded by the coding sequence TTGCTCATACGGGCTGTTCCGGGAACTGCGGTCCATCTCACCACGTTCACGTTTACGCGTCCTCCGCTGGCAAGGGCATGTATCGCTGCTGCAGACCGCGGCGTCGACATCCATCTTCTACTCGACGACAACTCCGTCGGCGCTGATGCGACTCAGTTGTTACGCAAGCAACTGGGCGACCGAGTGTCGATCACCGAAGACGGAGCGATCGGGCACAACAATAACCACAACAAGTTCCTCCTGGTAGAGCGACTGACGACGGGGGAGTCGAACGTCGTCTGGCAGTCCACATCGAACTTCACGAGAAAGCAGTTGTACCGTCACAATACGTCGGTGGTGTTTCGAGAGGACGACACGCTGTACGACATCTACCGACATTACTGGAACGAACTGGCCGCTGGAAACACCGACCTCGACTACAATCGAATTGAAGAAACCGATTCGGCGACCGTCTACTTTTCGCCGCGATCAGACATCGACACCCACCTCGAAGCACTCAGAAACGTCGTCCCGGGGCCGGACACGACCATACGGTTCATGAACTCGATCTGGAACACGAATCGTCTCGCAGTTGTCAACCGTCTCGCTGAACTCATCGAACAGGAGTGTCGCGTCGAGGTAATCCTCAACGAATCGGAGAGTACCGTCGGCCCGAACCTGCGAGGCGCAGGCGCAGCGGTACTCGAATATCCGGATATCTCCCTGTCGGACGGAACGGGGTCCGAAATCCCACCCAACGTCCACTCGAAGAACATGCTGATCGACGCGGATTTTGACATCGGGAGGGGAAAGACCGAACGGAGAAAGCTCGTCTTTACGGGGTCCCAGAATCTGAGCGGACCGGGGTTATCCGACAACGACGAGACCTTCCTGCAAATCGAAGACGACGACGTGTACTGTACGTTTCTCGCCGACTGGAAACTCGTTCACGAGCAGGGAACCCGCCTGTCTAACAGAGGGGCCGCGTCACTCACTCGACCCAGACCGGAGCACGTCCTCGAGTCCGTCGAGTGCGCATCGTCGACATCCCGGCGTCTCTAA
- a CDS encoding TVP38/TMEM64 family protein, with the protein MTGSSVAARALVGAISIIAIVTAGVLASPTSMLESADSVSTDPVVFGLLVIGLYLVRPLFVLPTTPLAIVVGYGYGISVGVPVALVGVAITVTPVFFGARWLAGTESDPSAGGSTPDRPSTDHSSDDAGTTVPSGPIATVFSEFRDRVLVRSRSVVSRYYETAGPIRGVVASRLVPIPSDISTCAAAVSGVKYHQFVLGTLVGELPWTVAAVVVGASAATITTAGLGELSLTLTVACVLAAAVLLAGPIYRLVQTRLRTRPAGKPTDR; encoded by the coding sequence ATGACCGGGTCGTCGGTAGCCGCTCGCGCGCTCGTCGGTGCGATCAGCATCATCGCGATCGTTACCGCAGGTGTACTCGCTTCACCGACATCGATGCTCGAGTCTGCCGATTCGGTGTCAACCGATCCCGTGGTGTTCGGTCTCCTCGTGATCGGACTCTACCTCGTCCGACCGCTGTTCGTCTTGCCGACGACACCCCTCGCAATCGTCGTTGGCTACGGGTACGGCATCTCGGTCGGGGTTCCAGTCGCACTGGTCGGCGTCGCGATCACCGTGACGCCGGTGTTCTTCGGTGCACGCTGGCTGGCTGGCACTGAAAGCGATCCGTCAGCCGGCGGTTCGACACCCGACCGACCGTCGACCGACCACTCGAGCGACGACGCAGGAACGACCGTTCCGAGCGGTCCGATTGCGACGGTCTTCTCCGAATTCCGCGACCGTGTGCTGGTGCGCTCGAGGTCGGTCGTCTCCCGATATTACGAAACGGCGGGACCAATTCGGGGTGTCGTCGCGTCGCGACTCGTCCCGATACCGTCCGACATCTCGACGTGTGCTGCAGCGGTGAGCGGGGTCAAATACCACCAGTTCGTTCTGGGGACGCTTGTCGGTGAACTCCCGTGGACGGTCGCTGCGGTCGTCGTGGGAGCGTCGGCGGCGACGATCACGACCGCCGGTCTCGGAGAGCTCAGTCTCACGCTCACCGTCGCCTGTGTTCTCGCTGCGGCGGTACTTCTCGCCGGGCCGATCTATCGACTCGTCCAGACACGACTTCGGACTCGACCTGCCGGAAAGCCGACGGATCGGTAG
- a CDS encoding cupin domain-containing protein produces the protein MEKVAIDEVDTQPNPMDVHSIRRPISQALEFSDFAMNYFELEPNESFSGGYHTHYDQEEVFYVEDGEATFETEDGDVPVGAGEVIRFGPGEFQHGYNDGDETVVGFAFGAPGAKHDWDEIESMVYCRACDETVPHGVNLTDAGAFEMHCTGCDNAFTAN, from the coding sequence ATGGAGAAAGTTGCGATTGACGAGGTCGACACTCAACCGAATCCGATGGATGTCCACTCGATTCGACGACCGATTTCACAGGCCCTCGAGTTCAGCGACTTCGCGATGAACTACTTCGAACTCGAGCCAAACGAATCGTTCTCCGGTGGGTACCACACCCACTACGATCAAGAGGAGGTGTTCTACGTCGAGGACGGTGAGGCGACGTTCGAGACGGAAGACGGCGACGTCCCTGTCGGGGCCGGCGAAGTGATCCGTTTTGGACCGGGCGAGTTCCAGCACGGCTACAACGACGGTGACGAGACGGTCGTCGGATTCGCCTTCGGTGCACCGGGTGCGAAACACGACTGGGACGAAATCGAATCCATGGTGTACTGCAGAGCGTGTGACGAAACCGTCCCTCACGGCGTGAATTTAACGGACGCGGGAGCGTTCGAGATGCATTGTACGGGCTGTGACAACGCGTTCACGGCCAACTGA
- a CDS encoding DUF5830 family protein, which translates to MDRDERDPVASVDAEDDRVSLGLALLQRLEHESLELPTVIDRIETVTTDPAVTRTILDEAELRGIIEREDGIIRPKSRQYVRYEQDVITKEGDFSCKRCGSGVTTGYFISLDAGEIGPFGSSCIRKVTGRDD; encoded by the coding sequence ATGGATCGAGACGAACGCGACCCCGTCGCTTCCGTCGACGCCGAGGACGACCGCGTGTCACTCGGATTGGCGCTGCTCCAGCGACTCGAGCACGAGTCACTCGAGTTGCCCACCGTGATCGACCGGATCGAGACGGTGACGACCGACCCTGCCGTCACGCGAACCATCCTCGACGAAGCGGAACTCCGGGGAATCATCGAGCGCGAAGACGGTATCATCCGCCCGAAGAGCCGCCAGTACGTCCGATACGAACAGGACGTCATTACGAAGGAGGGAGACTTCTCGTGCAAACGGTGTGGCTCCGGCGTGACGACGGGCTATTTCATCTCACTCGACGCGGGGGAGATCGGGCCGTTTGGCTCCTCGTGCATTCGAAAAGTGACGGGACGAGACGATTGA
- the cmk gene encoding (d)CMP kinase: MATDTSTSDEIETTLFITVSGPPGCGATTLCKRLADAMGCPYVSGGDIFRELADDRELNLNQLTAQADTSADIDRAIDQRLQQIAEKWGMANKPFILESRLAGWLAGERADLRIWLDAPEDIRLERIADRVETEAEMRVREVSEAGRYQSYYEIDIDDRELYDLNINTARWSKRGVFELVRTAIEAYDPDADEGAFSTPDVDP, from the coding sequence ATGGCCACGGATACATCCACCTCGGACGAGATCGAGACGACACTCTTCATCACGGTCTCCGGGCCGCCGGGGTGTGGCGCGACGACGCTCTGTAAGCGTCTCGCGGACGCGATGGGCTGTCCGTACGTCTCCGGCGGCGATATCTTCCGCGAACTCGCAGACGATCGGGAGCTGAACCTCAACCAGTTGACGGCCCAAGCCGACACCTCCGCGGACATCGACCGTGCGATCGATCAGCGCCTCCAACAGATCGCCGAAAAGTGGGGCATGGCGAACAAACCCTTCATCCTCGAGTCCCGCCTCGCAGGCTGGCTCGCCGGCGAACGCGCCGATCTCCGCATCTGGCTCGACGCACCAGAGGACATTCGACTCGAGCGAATCGCCGACCGCGTCGAAACCGAAGCCGAGATGCGGGTACGCGAGGTCAGCGAAGCCGGTCGGTATCAGTCGTACTACGAGATCGATATCGACGACCGCGAACTCTACGACCTCAATATCAACACGGCGCGCTGGAGCAAACGCGGCGTCTTCGAACTCGTCCGGACGGCAATCGAAGCGTACGACCCGGATGCCGACGAAGGGGCATTTTCGACGCCGGATGTCGATCCCTGA
- a CDS encoding DUF1918 domain-containing protein: MSFDEDDRVVLHDEHSEFDGETGTITQTMESMFGDVTYTISFEDGQETGVPEDALEEADEADVDDAEDVDDE, encoded by the coding sequence ATGAGCTTCGACGAAGACGACCGCGTCGTCCTGCACGACGAGCACAGCGAGTTCGACGGAGAGACCGGCACCATCACCCAGACGATGGAGTCGATGTTCGGTGACGTCACGTACACGATCAGCTTCGAAGACGGTCAGGAAACCGGCGTTCCAGAAGACGCCCTCGAGGAAGCTGACGAAGCGGACGTCGACGACGCCGAAGACGTCGACGACGAATAA
- a CDS encoding HVO_2523 family zinc finger protein, which yields MVAGEDGNETRADEPAVGSNSSGGPRCPRCESELFKRHCKYVCPQHGVVFDCADTFWY from the coding sequence ATGGTCGCTGGCGAAGATGGAAACGAAACGAGAGCGGACGAGCCAGCGGTGGGGAGTAACTCGAGCGGTGGGCCGAGATGTCCTCGCTGTGAGAGCGAACTGTTCAAGCGCCACTGCAAGTACGTCTGTCCTCAACACGGCGTCGTGTTCGACTGTGCTGATACGTTCTGGTATTGA
- a CDS encoding RNA-binding protein: protein MPQIPLHYVDIRTFCYATEDEKRVEEALRTFLPEEFEIQRAESEGHYGDRILVLSTRLERADEVRHALSRLADLESFETLIDELDERVTDNTELFLRLDKQAAFEGDVRLGDGITVRAKVEAYPAKKAQAVENAEEVLERLRDE, encoded by the coding sequence ATGCCACAGATCCCGCTTCATTACGTCGATATTCGCACGTTCTGTTACGCCACTGAGGACGAGAAACGCGTCGAGGAGGCACTCCGAACGTTCCTCCCCGAAGAGTTCGAAATCCAGCGTGCAGAGAGCGAGGGCCACTACGGCGACCGCATTCTCGTCCTCTCGACTCGTCTCGAGCGAGCGGACGAGGTCCGACACGCCCTCTCGAGATTAGCCGACCTCGAGTCCTTCGAGACGCTGATCGACGAACTCGACGAGCGGGTCACCGATAACACGGAACTGTTCTTGCGACTCGACAAGCAGGCCGCGTTCGAAGGGGACGTCCGTCTGGGCGATGGCATCACCGTCCGCGCCAAGGTGGAAGCCTACCCCGCGAAGAAAGCACAGGCCGTCGAGAACGCTGAAGAAGTACTCGAGCGGCTTCGAGACGAATAG
- a CDS encoding DUF7115 domain-containing protein codes for MSVPGIVQSTLDGEEIAARVSLGGEDELFVTPSKTLVYSSEGLLSDESTTEYSHDADRLTLAEGRRKTKFSLEYPLEGTKEFTIPTGKTGAVLHPVLAGVLNGNGITDAGETVVQTYRFSELTLIITSNRLVKHIGGAVWDDDYEEYHFSDVTNLSFEDGSVATQIVLTVGGRPQRIKAPNEKANDLRERLQRALFAYHDVGSLEELNERLGDDEAEQDRQSSSVDFGESVEPLGANPPEPDEHETAKSTAARAHELDQSNDRSPSEAADASAGTDQGEHAQQTQQVRESTQQGQQPSTEPDSPAANAAETESQQQDPPRHRQRPDADEAESTADVSSDSPPVDERARAVDSDTTNTDSAATEQRAASLEESTSLLGSADTDDTNSSSETTATGTDTGTETGTGTGTDDPTTAELLERVESLEDAVARQNTLLERQQQTIEQLISELRASR; via the coding sequence ATGAGCGTTCCCGGCATCGTCCAATCTACTCTCGACGGCGAGGAAATCGCCGCTCGAGTCTCCCTCGGCGGCGAAGACGAACTGTTTGTCACTCCCTCGAAAACCCTCGTCTATAGCTCCGAAGGCCTCTTGAGCGACGAATCGACGACCGAGTACTCCCACGACGCAGACCGACTCACACTCGCTGAAGGTCGCCGAAAGACGAAATTCTCCCTCGAGTATCCCCTCGAGGGGACGAAAGAGTTCACCATCCCGACGGGAAAAACTGGGGCGGTCTTGCACCCAGTGCTGGCCGGTGTGTTGAACGGAAACGGCATCACCGACGCCGGTGAAACGGTCGTACAGACCTATCGGTTCAGCGAACTCACGTTGATCATCACGAGCAATCGACTCGTCAAGCACATCGGCGGCGCAGTGTGGGACGACGACTACGAAGAGTACCACTTTAGTGACGTGACGAACCTGTCGTTCGAAGACGGCAGCGTTGCGACGCAGATCGTCCTCACCGTCGGCGGCCGCCCACAGCGGATCAAAGCACCCAACGAGAAGGCGAACGACCTTCGCGAACGCCTCCAGCGAGCGCTCTTTGCCTATCACGATGTCGGCTCGCTCGAGGAACTCAACGAGCGGTTGGGCGACGACGAGGCCGAGCAGGACCGACAGTCCTCGTCGGTCGACTTCGGCGAGAGCGTCGAACCCCTCGGTGCGAACCCGCCCGAACCGGACGAACACGAGACGGCCAAGAGCACCGCTGCACGGGCCCACGAGCTAGACCAGTCGAACGATCGGTCTCCAAGCGAAGCCGCCGATGCGAGTGCGGGGACAGATCAGGGAGAACACGCACAGCAGACCCAGCAGGTTCGTGAGTCTACACAACAAGGCCAACAGCCATCGACCGAGCCAGATTCGCCAGCAGCGAACGCGGCCGAAACGGAGAGCCAACAGCAAGACCCACCGCGCCACCGCCAGCGACCAGACGCCGACGAAGCGGAGTCGACGGCCGACGTATCGAGTGACTCGCCGCCCGTCGACGAGCGCGCCAGGGCTGTCGACTCCGACACGACGAACACCGACTCAGCGGCGACTGAACAGCGAGCAGCCTCGCTCGAGGAATCGACGTCGCTCCTCGGCTCTGCGGACACGGACGACACCAATTCCTCGAGTGAAACGACCGCTACCGGTACTGACACCGGGACCGAAACCGGGACCGGAACTGGAACCGACGACCCGACGACCGCCGAATTGCTCGAGCGCGTCGAGTCACTCGAGGATGCGGTCGCTCGACAGAACACGCTTCTCGAACGCCAACAGCAGACGATCGAACAGCTCATTTCCGAACTTCGTGCGAGCCGATAA
- a CDS encoding twin-arginine translocation signal domain-containing protein — translation MNRRTLLQSAGVAATVGLAGCVDGVREHFGLQGIVPIEIHSEAEESRSIVLEARERETGRESYEQSITVGPNETVGPPNLNRNEQSLRIAEIHDDEEGEVLEASITEDSQLVVIEITDDEMTVEVDEGDDAENHTVEDDSSGVDDSAEDDDAGDDDADDPASGDSDDAENTDEDDADD, via the coding sequence GTGAACCGCCGTACGTTACTCCAGTCCGCCGGCGTCGCCGCCACCGTCGGGCTCGCAGGTTGTGTCGACGGCGTCCGCGAGCACTTCGGGTTACAGGGAATCGTCCCGATCGAAATTCACAGCGAGGCCGAGGAGAGCCGAAGCATCGTGCTGGAGGCTCGAGAGCGAGAGACCGGCCGTGAGAGCTACGAACAGAGCATCACCGTCGGTCCGAACGAAACCGTCGGCCCGCCGAATCTCAATCGAAACGAACAGAGCCTACGCATCGCCGAAATCCACGACGACGAGGAAGGCGAGGTCCTCGAGGCGTCGATCACGGAAGACTCCCAACTCGTCGTCATCGAAATCACCGACGACGAGATGACGGTCGAAGTCGACGAAGGCGACGATGCCGAAAACCACACTGTCGAAGACGACTCGAGTGGGGTGGACGATTCGGCCGAAGACGACGATGCAGGCGACGACGACGCCGACGACCCTGCAAGCGGGGATTCAGACGACGCCGAGAACACCGACGAAGACGACGCTGACGACTAA